AAAACGTTACAATGAACGAGCCGTTCTTTCAGGGACACTTCCCTGGTATTCCTGTAATGCCAGGTGTGCTTATTATGGAAGCTCTTGCTCAGGCAGGCGGACTTCTCGTGTTGAAAAGCACAGATATGCCGCTCGAAGACAAGTTATTCCTCTTTACAGGTATGGAAAAAGTTCGTTTCCGTAAGCCTGTGTACCCTGGTGATAAGCTTGAGCTTAAGTGTCGTCTTATTCGTCACAAGTTGAAATTGTGGAAAATGGAAGGCAAAGCATATGTTGATGGTGTGCTTGCTGCAGAAGCAGAAATGACAGCCGCTATCATGAATAAGGAGGATATGTAGCGTGGCTACTGAAATTCATCCTTCTGCCTTTGTTTCGCCAAAAGCGGAACTGGGAGAAGGGGTTGTCGTTGGACCTTGTGCCGTTATTGAAGATGATGTCATCATCGGTGACGGAACAAAGATCGACGCTTTTGCATCTGTTAAGCAGCATACCCATATGGGTAAGAACAACCACGTCCATTCCTATGCGGCGGTTGGTGGTGTTCCGCAGGATCTCAAGTTCCACGGTGAAGTGAGCTGGTTAAAAATCGGCGATAACAACAGCATCCGTGAATTTGCGACTCTGCACCGCGGTACTGAAGATGGCGGTTTTGAAACTGTTATTGGCAGCAATAACCTCATGATGGCGTACACACACGTTGCGCATGATTGCTTCCTCGGTGACAGCATTATCATGTCAAACAATGCAACCCTTGCTGGCCATGTAGAGGTTGGCGATAATGCGATTATTGCGGGACTGTCTGCTGTGCACCAGTTTGTACGTATCGGTAAGCATGCATTTGTTGGCGGTATGTCAGGTATTGGTCAGGACTTACCTCCATACATGCTTGCTACTGGTAACCGCGCAGGCGTAAATGGTCCTAACTTAGTGGGACTGCGCCGCTTGAAAGCTTCCCGTGAAGTTATTCGTGCTCTTAAAAATGCATTTAAACTTATCTGGCATTCTTCAACACCTCGTAAAGAGGCTCTTGAACAGCTGGAATATGAATTTGGAAACTTCCCAGAGGTTCTCGAGTTTGTTGAGTTTGTGCGCAAGAGTGAGCGTGGTATTTTGCCCGCACATACCGATTAAACTGCACTGGTGAATCGAAATGCAAGGAAGGAAGGTGTAGTGCCTTCCTTCCTTTTTAGTTTATGGAGCAGAAAAAAATGGCAGCATTACAGGAGCGAATAGGAATTATTGCAGGTGCTGGGCAGTTTCCTGAGCTTGTAGCGCAAGGTGCCCGTGAAGAGGGGCTTTGCGTAGTAATGTGTGGTTTTGTTGGCCATACAGATCCGGAAATTGAGAATCATGCAGATGTCTTTGAGATGTTGCATCTTGGTGCTCTTTCTAAGCTTATACAGTTTTTTAAGAAGAACGGCGTAACCCGCGTATGTTTTGCCGGTGCCATTAATAAACCTAAGGCACTGGATGTGCGTCCGGATTTACGTGCGGCAAAAGTGCTTTTTAAGGTTCGTTCTAAGGGCGATGATGTGCTTCTGCGCGGTGTTCTTGATGAATTAGAGTCTGAAGGGCTGAAAATTGTTCAGGCTGCTGAACTTGTACCGAATCTACGCGGCCCTTCCGGTGTTCTTACAAAGAAAAAACTCACTGATAAACAGCGTGAGACGCTGGCGTACGGTATTCCGATTGGTGAACAAA
The DNA window shown above is from Halodesulfovibrio marinisediminis DSM 17456 and carries:
- the fabZ gene encoding 3-hydroxyacyl-ACP dehydratase FabZ, with protein sequence MTATEQNILDIRQILDLLPHRYPFLLVDRVVDYTPLESIEAYKNVTMNEPFFQGHFPGIPVMPGVLIMEALAQAGGLLVLKSTDMPLEDKLFLFTGMEKVRFRKPVYPGDKLELKCRLIRHKLKLWKMEGKAYVDGVLAAEAEMTAAIMNKEDM
- the lpxA gene encoding acyl-ACP--UDP-N-acetylglucosamine O-acyltransferase encodes the protein MATEIHPSAFVSPKAELGEGVVVGPCAVIEDDVIIGDGTKIDAFASVKQHTHMGKNNHVHSYAAVGGVPQDLKFHGEVSWLKIGDNNSIREFATLHRGTEDGGFETVIGSNNLMMAYTHVAHDCFLGDSIIMSNNATLAGHVEVGDNAIIAGLSAVHQFVRIGKHAFVGGMSGIGQDLPPYMLATGNRAGVNGPNLVGLRRLKASREVIRALKNAFKLIWHSSTPRKEALEQLEYEFGNFPEVLEFVEFVRKSERGILPAHTD
- a CDS encoding LpxI family protein; this encodes MAALQERIGIIAGAGQFPELVAQGAREEGLCVVMCGFVGHTDPEIENHADVFEMLHLGALSKLIQFFKKNGVTRVCFAGAINKPKALDVRPDLRAAKVLFKVRSKGDDVLLRGVLDELESEGLKIVQAAELVPNLRGPSGVLTKKKLTDKQRETLAYGIPIGEQIGSMDIGQCIVVREHMVIAVECLEGTDATIKRGAELGGKGCVAIKLLKPNQDERIDLPALGLNTIQNLVDGGYSCLAYYANKTLFFDKEAALALANDHNIAIVGVDDEFKKSLI